The Aspergillus luchuensis IFO 4308 DNA, chromosome 6, nearly complete sequence genome segment CCGTATAACCACATTAATTCACAAGATAGTCCCCCAACTCTTATATCCGAGGGTATAGACCTGGGCTCAGGCACAATGGACAGGCTTGGCAATCCCCCACATGGCGGACTTGAACCGGGGAACTTCACCGGATTTGCCAGTCTTGAGAAGAAATGAGCACATTTCCTAACCCAATCAGCCCTAGTGCTGCGAGGACTCACTGCAGGGTCCCTAGAGCTCCAACTTCTCACTGGCACAAAACAATATCCAAGATTCATGTTACTAAGTAGTGACTAGTATCAGATCCATCGGCTTTGGTCTCTTCTTCGGGAATAATACTCGCTCATCCTGTAATTATCTCGCTAAACCCTGTGCAATCCCGGTCCTGCCGTAGGATTTCATTATAATCAGCTCTTACCCGCTCAGAGCATGTCTTGCATAACTATAAAACTATCGAGGATCCCTGTGTAATATCTTTCCCACGTCACTTTCGCTCTTCAAACCGCAGATCCCTCGACTTTCAACACCATGAAGCTCCCTATCCTCTACCTTGCGTCTCTTGCGCCCTTGGTCGCCGCCCACTTCGAGCTCAAGTATCCTACCAGCCGTGATGGATCTGAAGAGCAGATGACCCAATTCCCCTGCGGCGGAGCTGCCCAGTCCAGCAACCGTACGCAGGTCTCGATTTCCGCCGGTTCTTTTCCCGTCGCATTGTCCATGGGTCATTCCCAGACTGCTGTCGAGGTTCTCCTGGCACTGGGTTCCGATCCCGGAACCAACTACAACATTACTCTTCATCAGACCTTTGAAATCCAGGGATTGGGTGCTTTCTGCCTTCCGCACATCAAGTTTGATGAATCCATCCTTGGCACCAACATCACCGATGGAATGAACGCAACTGTCCAGGTCCAGAGCAATGGTGATCCCACCGGAGGTCTTTACGCTGTATGTTGCCCTGTCAATCATTACGTGTGTGTAGATGCTAATATCGCCCAGTGCGCCGACATTCagttctcctccaccgtctccTACGAAGAACCGTCCTCCTGCTCGAACAACACCGGTGTGACTGCTGTGGCTTTTACTGGAGCTGCGGCCGAACGCAACGCCAATGAATCCACTGCCTCTGGAGAAGCACAGAGCAGCTCCTCTTCTAGCACCTCTTCGGGCAGCTCAAGCACATCTACCTCCACTGGCGGTGCTGTTGCTTTGGAGACTGCTGCATGGGGTATGCTGGGCGCTGCAGTTGTTGGTGGAATGGCTCTGTTGTAAGAGTAGTCCAATGAACAATCGCCTATGTTGCATTAGGCGGCTCGGTACACCAGAGGATAGCCTTGGCTCGCACTCGCTTTGCCTTCTCATGTTTATTCTTCTAGGGCTCAGGGCCTACCAGAATAACATTGTTTATTCGGACTTTTGGATGTCCCTCGCCGACAATCCAATGTCTTCTATTACATCCTGTGACGGCATATCCCTGGTATGTGCTCGGGCTCATCATTTGTGTATAGAAAGTTGGAGCCATGTATTGTGGTCACTAGTACTTCTCAATCCGCCCTTGGCTATACATTCTCGGATTCCAAACTCGTCTTGTTGAGGATGGAAGTGCAGCATACTTTTTATGATTCATGAATACCCATTGTAATTAGCGAGAATCAATCAAAAGCCCTCTTTTTGGAATATAGAAGTAACATACTGTTGGTAGCTATTGGATTTGTATGTGATTGAAACAGGTTATTCTTGTTAGTCATTGCCGTCTTGTTGCATAAATTTaggatactagtagtagtacaaaTCAGTTACTTGGAGGTTGATAATTGTTAGTAGTTACCCTTGAATGATCATTTTTGTACCACGAAGACCTGATAAAACCCAGTGTATCAGCTATTGGCTAGATGGTTTCTAAGCAAACGGACACCGTTGGCTTTGAGTATTCAAATAAATATCATAGATGACCATCATGGTGTTGTCTGATCACTTCAAGTACtacaaaaatataaatttatactaACCCTGTCTACTCACTATTGGAAACTCAGTAGCACTACACAGTACATCATGTTACCATCCACCTGTGAACACTCTTCATAACAACAATGCCAATATAGCGAAAACCCTGTGTATAGTCAACACAAAACAGCTCTATCCGCCAGTAGCCGCCGTCAATAAGCTGTTCGTAATCAACAATTCCATCATCGATAAGCAGCCAATCTCCGCAGGCGGTAGGCCAACATCCTCGGCAGAATCGCGGGGAGAGGCCGTCCGCTCGGCATAATCCATGGCTCTCTTCCACTGTTTCCATCCTTTAAACACGGACCTTTGTGTCAGTGTCTCATCTAACCAAGGGTGATAACTTCAAAATGGCTACACAACGCGCCCCCTTTATTGTTCCGGCGCTGAAGAAGCACACCGCGACGGTGATCATGGCCCACGGTTTGGGCGACAGGTTGGTCCCTAGCATACGGCCCTCTGAATGATTTACAACTGGCTAACGTTATCCTGTCAACAGTGGTGCTGGATGGTACGTACACCGAGACTATGATGTTCCACAAATGACGGACGTTACTCCTTCGAAACGAGACATGAAATAACTGAATCGAAATAGGATGGCTCTCGCCCAGAACTGGCGCCGCCGCGGCATGTTCGATGAAGTCGCCTTCATCTTCCCGAATGCCCCTATGATCCCTATCACAGTGGTATGCGGTGGCTGTCACCTACGGGACTTTGGGAATACTGGACTGAGTTGACGGGTAATAGAACTTTGGAATGTCCATGCCGGGATGGTACGACATCTCCAAGCTGGGTCGTGACGTGAGTGGTGCATCCACATCTATAATCCCGGGGTAAAGAGATTAATGGCTGTATAGTTGGATTTCGAAGAAGCCATCCGCCACCAGGACGAACCGGGCGTCCTCCGTTCCCGTGAATATTTCAACTCCCTCATCAAGGAGCAGATCGACAAGGGTATCAAGCCCTCCCGCATTGTCCTCGGAGGCTTCTCGCAAGGTGGAGCGATGTCCTTGTTTGCGGGTCTCACGAGCACGGAGAAGCTGGGTGGTGTCTTCGGTCTTTCCTGCTATTTGTTGCTGCATGACCGGATCAAGAACTTCATCCCCAAAAACTGGCCGAACAAGCAGacgcccttcttcatcgcacatggcgaggaggacgaggtggTCAAGTTTGATTTCGGTAAGCAGTCGGCCAAGATGGTTCAGGAGTTGGGTGTCCAGGATGTCGAGTTCCATTCTTACTCGTGAGTGTTCCATTCGCTTTCATTTTTGCTGAAATGGCTTGCTTATACTTGGGCAGTGATCTCGGCCACTCTGCCGATCCCGAGGAGATCGAAGATTTGACAAGGTTCCTTCAGAAGGCTATTCCTCCGGAGGAGGGTCAGTCGGCCGCCGGATTATGACTTGGTGATGGCAGATCCGTGCCTGCTGCACCATCTATAGGTGCTAGAATCACATACAGCATTTTCCTTGGCATCGTTATATGGAGAATTGCGGTTATGCTGTTGGGGATCATCTCGGGAAAGAAACGGGATGCGCCGATAAAGCAGGATTGAACATACAATTAGCTCGAATACATAATAGATCAGGATGCATGAAATGACGAAATCTAGTAACCATCTATTCATCGCTCGTAATCGAATATGCCACCCACGTTTACTCTCCCTTCAAAGCCTTCTGAACCGCAGCCTCAATAGCAGCCACCATAGCATTAGTATTCTCCACATCAAACGGCACCATATGCTTCGACCCGTGATCATGGAAACTCATTTTGCTCGGCTCACACAGCCTGGACAAATGAATGCTAGACGGATACAGCTCATCCTGCTTTCCCACAATATTCGCCGTGGGGATCTTGACCGGATACTCGCCCTCAGCCGAAGTGTCAGGGATGACCTCATTCCCCGTGCTGTCAAACGGTGCAGCACCGCAGATAAACACGGCGACCTTGAATAGAGGCTCTTGGTGCGTCTTTGCATGGTGTACAATCATGGCGCATGCCAGGGCAGCACCTTGTGAGAATCCCATGACGGCGTCGAAAGGACCCTCACGCTCGATGATATCGTAGACGTGTTTCATTGCGGGGGCGAGATATTCGCCCGGTGCCCGGTCACGAGGATAATGGTTGTAAAAGGGGCCATTAAAGAGGCCCTTTAGCTCTATTCAAAGTGTTAGCTAGCCATCACATGTCTCCAAATATACTCCGAATCTTGTCTTTGGTGTGGAGGGCGTGGGGGGATGATGTACGAGGCTCAACTTCGGCTTCCATGCAGCCATTGTAGTATTTGAATGTATGGCCATATTTAGCGAGGTCGTAGGAGATGCCACCTGATTGCGATACAAGTTAGATTGGCAATCATGGCCTGGCGAATTGGACTGTTGTTTCAAGTACCGGATTGGATCTCGAAGATCTATTGTTTTTTGTGTCCAACGGTTAGATTTGGATGGCGGGGAAGCGGAGATAAGCCAGAGATGCCCGCCAGCAGGGAAGATGCTTTGCTTACTTCGGCGTTGGTACCTGCGCCGTGAAGACAAAGGAAGCGCATTTTGGATGGTTTTGTGAAGAGGTTCTTTCTGTGTCACTTCTCTCTGAACAGATGTTGATCCTGGGCAACAATTGCTGAcaagagaggaagatgaggaaatgTGTTGAATACTAAACTAGACTACGCCTTCCGACCGTCAGCTGAAGCACTGGCCTGCCACTATGCCACTAACGTAAGACAAACCCTCACTCAGCCTTCCCCATCTACTCCTGAACTATCTCATCTGTTTCTGCATTTCTTCGGTCGTCATCCTGTCCGACCTAGGCTATGCATCCTTCTCGGCGATTTACAAGACCTTCTCTTGTCCTACCCCCCTACATGCAACATGTGAAATGTCACAGTTCACGGAGTTTCCGTTCATCGAAATGATCTCCGGCACCGAGGGCGGCGCCCGTGCCCCCTTCGAAACTGGTCTTGCTATCCTCTCCCCACTGTGACTTGAGTGGTTCTGTGCCTCTACAGTCCTACGTGGTCTTGATAGCACTTACTGCTGTTCGCAATCAATGGCATCTGTCGTTACTTTCCTCTCAAATGTTCTCTCTCGCCCCGTGGAGTCCTACTGCAGCTTTGGTCCGACGGTGAGTGAAATCACCTTTGGACTGCTGGGGTACTCCTTCAATCCGGAACGCGACATCAATGATCTATCAGGGAAGGTTGTCTTCGTCACTGGAGGTGTGTGTTCTCTATATACCCTGGGCTATCTATCGCAGTGCGCTAACTTCTCTGCTCCGTCTCAGGCAATGCCGGTCTAGGGAAAGAAACCGTCCTCCAACTCGCTCGTCACCGCCCATCTCGCATCTACCTCGCTGCGCGGAATGCGACCAAAGCCGAAGACGCCATCGCTTCAATCCGGGAGCAGGTGCCATCCGCCGATATCAGACACATAGCCCTCGACCTGTCCTCGTTCAAGTCGATCCGCGCCGCTGCCGAACAGTTCACGTCAGAATGCGATCGCCTGGACCGCCTGGTTCTCAACGCCGGAATCATGAACTGCCCGCCCGCTCTGACAGAGGAAGGATTCGAGATTCAATTTGGGACCAACCATGTCGGGCATTTCCTACTCACCCAGCTACTACTGCCCACGCTGCAACGAACAGTTGAGCTTTCCAGGGATGTCCGAGTAGTAACATTGGCCTCTGCCGCGAATGTCGCCGCGCCTCCCTACGATGTCATGACCTCTACGCCGGCTTTATTAGCCGACCATACATTGACCCGGTACAGTGCCTCGAAGGCAGCAAATATCCTGTTTGCGTCGGAGCTGGCTCGTCGCCATCCGGAGATTCTGTCTGTCGCGGTACATCCCGGCTCCGTTGTGAGCGACCTATGGGACCATACGATCAAGACCGGTGTCGTAGCCAAGTACACTATCGGCGCCATCCTTGCGTTCAGTCGGAGCATACGGAGCGGCGCACTCAATCAGCTCTGGGCCGCTGGGGCGAGAAGAGAACTGTTGACCAACGGGGCTTATTATGTTCCCATTGGGGTGCACGCCACGGGCAACCGGTACGCGAAGGACGTCGACATGGCACGGCGACTGTGGGAGTGGACTGAGCAGCAAATTGCAGAGAAATCGTAAACTTGTCCGGTTCCAGTGATGGTTTGGTCTAGTTAGAGATGTCGACGGATATTCTTTTCAGGATTTTGCGTGACCATGTTTTGGAGACAGCAGTGgctgttatatttatattaatttcttgaTACCTATGGGAATAACATGCATGATGTGATACCCGACTGTTCGTCAGGGTCCGGATCGCGGGGTTGAAGGCGGGTAGACTCGCAGATTACCGGATTCGGTATGAGATGCCGGAAAGCGGGTGGTGAGCGTCAATCCGGGCGAAAGCCATTGGTGGCACAATCTTGTCCCAAGGTGCCAAACAACCTCGCAAGAAAAAGGGACCAACCTGCTGCccatggaaagaaagaaaaaagaaaaagaaaaatcccaATCCAATGTCCCTGCCAATTCCACTATACCTTGATGACATTTAAAATGTTGCTGATCTCCCCCCATGGACGCCAGTCTAGAAAGTCAGCAGCGGCCGCGATCGTTAGGGTTTAGCCGAGGAGCCTCCCTGTCCAGATTCCTCGTTTCGCCCACAACCAACTTCATCCAGCACGGCCACGAAGCGCCTTTCCCATGAAAATTGTAGTCCCATAGCCAAAATAAAGCACATAATATAACCATATCATAAAGAACaatatcttatattctaCTTAACGAGTTACACAGCgtagaaaaataaatctcCATGTCGTAGAAGTACTGAGAACGTAAAGTCGGCTTTTGCATGCTCTGCTCCCCACACAAACCCGTGCGAAGCGCATCATCGAACTTGAActatcctcatcctcatcctcccacttcacctccctcctcttcttctctctccagcACCAAATACtccccccatcatctcctttaGGTACGTATTATACCCCCCCGTTATTCCTCCCTCTAGAACCCGTTTTTCCCTCTGGACATTTCGAAATACTTTGTCGCTTCTCCCACCAAACGAGTCATCCGCGAATCTTCTGTCCCGAATTTATTCGTTCCCAATTCCAATTCGATCCGGTCGCGCGAATTCGACGCTCAAAACGCTCCGCTCCCCTCTTCTTTACACGAGAATGACTCTGCACAATTTCCACATTACACACAATATACACTCAAAAATTAGGAAGATCGATCTCTGACGTCTTGGgatttttctccccccctcttttACAGGTTGAAAGCACTCAAGCTTCAATACTCCCGTCAAAATGGATCAGGCAAAGTTGGCTAGAATGCAGCAGAGCGTGCGGATTGGTATGTACcacttcttttctctttagTTTCTTTTGTATATCTTGTCATTGCTCCGTTCGCATCCGATTTATAATCAATGATCATGGGAGGGATTATTGGTGGGGGAGAGTGAGAGTTACTATTTGGTGGTGTTATGGGTTCCCGATCCGATTCGATTCTGCAAGGAacgaaaaaggaaagagcaGGAGGAAGCAAATAGGCTCGCTCGGAAGCTCAGGATCATTtcggattgattgattagtGCTGCGTGTTATCATTGTTTTTATACAAAGTTATCATGAGGAACAGCTAAAGCTAACATAACCTTTCTCACTCTGACAGGGTACGTATAAtgaaacacacacacacacacacattcGCATCCCACGAGACACACACAATCCCCTCCAACTCGAACCCAACCCCGATAATCAGAACCCACGAATCGAAAACTAACAGCCCAACAGAGGCAAGGGTACTCCCCGCCGCAAGGTCAAGAAGGTCCACAAGTCCTCCGGTGCCGACGACAAGAAGCTCCAGGCCaccctgaagaagatgaacgTCCAGCCCATCCAGGCCATCGAGGAGGTTAACATGTTCAAGGAGGACGGAAACGTCATCCACTTTGGTGCTCCTAAGGGTACATATCCATCCCCAACCTATCACAGGAAAGCAGCATACTGAAATAGTTTTTGTGATGGTAATATAGTCCACGCCTCCGTCCCCTCCAACACTTTCGCCCTCTACGGCAAcggcgaggagaaggaactcACCGAGCTCGTCCCCGGTATCCTGAACCAGCTTGGCCCCGACAGCCTTGCTTCCCTCCGCAAGCTCGCCGAGAGCTACCAGAACATGCAGAAGAACCAGGCCGGCGCTGACGGCAagaaggacgatgaggaggatgatatccCCGATCTCGTTGAGGGCGAGAACTTCGAGAGCAACGTCgagtaaatttattaaaaatttatttttatcttcccTTTTAACCAACCATCAGCTTGAATTTTATTTGAGAGGAATTGATATCATCTTCGTTGCCCTTGAcaactcttcttttttttttcttttcccttatTCGTTGTACGGACCACTTGTCGGTATATTATTCCGTTTACTGGAATTAGATGGATcctaatatatctataagagGAAGGACGAGGTGAATGAGGCTTGTGTGTGTGCTGCTCTTTTTTGCCCTGCGGGTGTGCGCGCTGAGCAAGAttcgttttttcttttctttcttgcttgtGGTATTCAATATCCTTTTTGGAGCTTGGagccggagctggagctggagctggggctggagCTGGGGCTTGAGCTTGAGCTTGGGCTTAGGATTGTTTGtcggaaaggaagagagttTAGTCGGCTTTTCTTATAATGAAAGCAATGATTATACTTTTTCTCGATTTCTGGGAATATAAAGATGAGAGGGGTTTTAAGGAGGCCGTCGTAACTTCCATGGTTCTTGTTGGGTCTGTGGAAGATAGTATTACTATGCCATTTAGATGACTAGTCATGAAAATTAGTTGGCGGGGGGGTTTGTAATGCAGAGAGAGATACATAGGCCATGACCGAAGTATCTATCAGTAATGATTCGGACATCGTATCAATCGAcgtaataatactatttaataCTAGGCTCATGACCTTGACATCTACTACGTAGTAATCACACCTTCTATCATAATggtaataatattcaaacaCACGCTTTTCAGATGGTGAAAACAACACTCGCTGAACAAACAAAAATCAATGGGTATTGGTATACATGAAAAAGCATCataagatagaaaagaaagaagccaaGATCGATCAGAGACagacagcaagcaagcaaagcatcATCTACTCTCCACCTGATTCATCGACGACCTCTTAGGAACAAACGGCGCCGAAGTCGGTTtcgacttcctcctctcatcCTTAACCCGTAGTCCTCGACTCAAACCACCCCCGAGACCCCGCGCAAGAGACGCAAACGGCGACGCAGCCTGCCAGTTATCCAGGTCCTCTTCGTGCTGGCCGACACTAGCGACGATTTCACTGCCGTGTTTCGAGGATCCGGATCCATCGGAGGGCTTGGCGCGGTGTCGGTGGAGGGAGGTGTCGCTGCCGTGGGTGCTCGGGGAGGTCGGGTTAAGTTTCCACGGGTTCGTGGGGATGTCCGGGTCGATGTAGTCGGCACATTTGCAGCCACAGCCGCTGGGGCAGAAGTGGTATTCTTCTTGGTCGGTGTCGGGTGCCATGGAGAACCAGCCTCGGTGGCAGTCGAAGCAGCTGACGTGACCGCAGCCGAGACAGGGGATGAGCATGCCTTCGACGACTTCGCTGCAGATGACGCAGGGGAGTCTGAGAGGGAGGGGCTGTTTTGGTTTGCAGTGGGGGCAggtgaggggagggggtgttATGCCCTTTATGTGGCTCTTGGGGATTGCTTCGGTGAGTGCTTTGGTTGCGAAGATGGAGTGCTGTAGGGCTTGGCCGCAGCTGATGCAGTGGCGTTGGATCTCAAGACCTTGGTTGTCGGTATCGGTGGGTGCGGCTGTTGAGCTGCGGCGCTTGgagctggggagggagaatgagTCGTGGTGGCTTCTGTGGCGACGGTGTGTTGGCTCTTTGGTGGGATTGGGGGTCCCGCCGATCTTCAGCACTTCGCTACGTTGCACGGGTAGTCCCCATATAGAGAGCAGATGAGCGTATGCTGCGCGGTACGACCGGTATAGCCATTCTTTCTTGGGATCGAGGAAAGTACTCTGCGACTGTCCGTTGCCCTCGAACGCAGCTTGGTTTTTTAGGACTGCGCGAACCTTTGTCGACGGTTTGGCGGGAGTAGGTCGCTCGCTCTCCGTGTCAGAGTGGGTTTGTGACGTGAGCGCGGTGGAAGTAGTTAGGTAGTCGGGAATGGCTGAGACTGGTTTCGCAGTAAAGGCACTCGTCACCCATACCCCTGGCCCTCCGACTGTGTTGGGGCTGCCGTTGGGATTGAAAACCTTCCGTGACAATGCGgttgctggaggagatgctgaCGAAGGGCCAAATGTAAGAGAGCGGGAAAGAGACGAGGCCAGAACAGAACCAATGCCGGAGCCGCTGCGTGGTTGGGATTGCTGGTCAGGTGAAGCAGCGATTGCTATGTTCTGGGTCCATGTCTTTCGGTCTGCTGCTAGGGGGCCGGCTCGAGTGGCTAGAGGAGGGGTTGTTCCTGTGGAATATGGCGGCGTGGAATCGGGACGCCAGATCTCAGATGAAGAACGCCCAGAACTATGGGTAATAGGCGTTGCGTGACTGTCCTTCGGTGTAGAAGCAAGCGGCACGGCCGTCTGCGGTTTGCTCTGCGTAACGGAGTTGGGGGAATACAAATCAAATGAAAATGCATGCTCCTCCATCCGCCTGGAAACAGCCCGACTGACATGAGCGTGTTCTTTGGAGGCTTCGTCAATGTTGGCCTCGTGCAAAACACAAGATAGCATCGCGATCATTTGCACGTCGCCGATCTGTTCAAAATGTTCGAAGAGAGCAGGGATTAGCCACTGACCACCGAATGGATGGTCGCCCCATTGAATGACGGTATTCAGAAACCCTTTGTGACGTTGGTCCTGGCTTCCCATGTCGTTACTCAGATCCACAGCGCTATCCTTCCTTTGAATGTACGGTCTATCCAGGGCGTCAAAACCGGATGAAAACATTGAGCTCTTGCAGTTGTGCAAGATAAGCCTGACAAGTCCCCATATCCGAGACAGCTCGTAATAACCGTGGTCGAGGGCTACAGCTGAATTATGCGCACAAACGTCCGTGACTTTGCCGCAGATACGATATTTGCTAGCCAGTTCCCGCTTGGCTGGGAGCAGATCACTGAAGTCGTGGATTGAGATGACATTTTGCGAGCCTTCAGATGACTTCGATGTCATCGCACCAACGGTCGACCTTTGCGAATTATCTGTAGATCGCGGACGATAGAGTCCCAGACTGCCACCACTCCGCCATGTCTGGGGCGTTGGAAACCGATGCTGGAGCCCTGACAAGATACCAGAAGACCCGGAGGAGCTTGACGATTCAGCGTCCGAATCGTCGGAATATTCAGAAGCGCCATCGTCAGTGCTGGCCATTGTGACAGACGTCCGAGGCCCGGGTGAATTGGTCTGCAGACGACCAAAGCCTTCGAAGACCTTGTCCGCTCTGGATAACCTGGTCATTTCCTTAAACCCTAGGTTTTCAAGCCAATTGGACTTGTCTTTCCTAGATGGGAAGAAGCACACCAAGCGACCATCGTTGGCCCATAGTGCACCGCATCCCTTGGCTACCGGGACCATGACATTGGCATTGACCGGTCGAAGCAGTTCAGAACTCATGCCTAGATCTTGGCTTTGTGACAAGCcgacctcatcttcatcgctgGACTCCTCACCCCCTAGTTGGCCGTTGATGGGAGACTTTACGGTTTCTGCCGTTTCCCCAAGAATCCATGCTATGCTTTCTTCCAAGGTACTCTCGCCCAAGAGGTAGCGAACGACCCCCTCGAGACATCCTCGTTTGTGAGCAAGGAAGGTCTCTGCAATCGTGCGAAGTTCAGCTATCAACTTGTCGGCAAGTTGGTCGGTGACAGCGGCAGTCTTCTGCACACTGAATGTTGGCATGGCATCTCGAGGGTAATCAACGGGGAATTTAATATCGACTTTCATGAAGATagagtcatcatcagcacccCATGGTCCGTGAAGGGATATAGTTGCCTTTCGTTGTCTGACATCGACCG includes the following:
- a CDS encoding putative GPI anchored protein (COG:O;~EggNog:ENOG410PWXE;~SECRETED:SignalP(1-17)), whose product is MKLPILYLASLAPLVAAHFELKYPTSRDGSEEQMTQFPCGGAAQSSNRTQVSISAGSFPVALSMGHSQTAVEVLLALGSDPGTNYNITLHQTFEIQGLGAFCLPHIKFDESILGTNITDGMNATVQVQSNGDPTGGLYACADIQFSSTVSYEEPSSCSNNTGVTAVAFTGAAAERNANESTASGEAQSSSSSSTSSGSSSTSTSTGGAVALETAAWGMLGAAVVGGMALL
- a CDS encoding palmitoyl-(protein) hydrolase (COG:I;~EggNog:ENOG410PPHI;~InterPro:IPR003140,IPR029058;~MEROPS:MER0200434;~PFAM:PF02230,PF03959;~go_function: GO:0016787 - hydrolase activity [Evidence IEA]); its protein translation is MATQRAPFIVPALKKHTATVIMAHGLGDSGAGWMALAQNWRRRGMFDEVAFIFPNAPMIPITVNFGMSMPGWYDISKLGRDLDFEEAIRHQDEPGVLRSREYFNSLIKEQIDKGIKPSRIVLGGFSQGGAMSLFAGLTSTEKLGGVFGLSCYLLLHDRIKNFIPKNWPNKQTPFFIAHGEEDEVVKFDFGKQSAKMVQELGVQDVEFHSYS
- a CDS encoding uncharacterized protein (COG:S;~EggNog:ENOG410PYGQ;~InterPro:IPR005645,IPR029058;~PFAM:PF03959), whose amino-acid sequence is MRFLCLHGAGTNAEIFEIQSGGISYDLAKYGHTFKYYNGCMEAEVEPQLKGLFNGPFYNHYPRDRAPGEYLAPAMKHVYDIIEREGPFDAVMGFSQGAALACAMIVHHAKTHQEPLFKVAVFICGAAPFDSTGNEVIPDTSAEGEYPVKIPTANIVGKQDELYPSSIHLSRLCEPSKMSFHDHGSKHMVPFDVENTNAMVAAIEAAVQKALKGE
- a CDS encoding putative short-chain dehydrogenase/reductase family protein (COG:Q;~EggNog:ENOG410PVR8;~InterPro:IPR036291,IPR002347;~PFAM:PF08659,PF00106,PF13561;~go_process: GO:0055114 - oxidation-reduction process [Evidence IEA]); the encoded protein is MASVVTFLSNVLSRPVESYCSFGPTVSEITFGLLGYSFNPERDINDLSGKVVFVTGGNAGLGKETVLQLARHRPSRIYLAARNATKAEDAIASIREQVPSADIRHIALDLSSFKSIRAAAEQFTSECDRLDRLVLNAGIMNCPPALTEEGFEIQFGTNHVGHFLLTQLLLPTLQRTVELSRDVRVVTLASAANVAAPPYDVMTSTPALLADHTLTRYSASKAANILFASELARRHPEILSVAVHPGSVVSDLWDHTIKTGVVAKYTIGAILAFSRSIRSGALNQLWAAGARRELLTNGAYYVPIGVHATGNRYAKDVDMARRLWEWTEQQIAEKS
- the EGD1 gene encoding nascent polypeptide-associated complex subunit family protein (BUSCO:EOG092653SU;~COG:K;~EggNog:ENOG410PPVK;~InterPro:IPR039370,IPR038187,IPR002715;~PFAM:PF01849) — protein: MDQAKLARMQQSVRIAKANITFLTLTGGKGTPRRKVKKVHKSSGADDKKLQATLKKMNVQPIQAIEEVNMFKEDGNVIHFGAPKVHASVPSNTFALYGNGEEKELTELVPGILNQLGPDSLASLRKLAESYQNMQKNQAGADGKKDDEEDDIPDLVEGENFESNVE
- a CDS encoding Mtc5p (COG:S;~EggNog:ENOG410PIXA;~InterPro:IPR001841,IPR036322,IPR006575,IPR001680, IPR017986;~PFAM:PF17120,PF00400;~go_function: GO:0005515 - protein binding [Evidence IEA]), which codes for MVDQSEPRPLTSAFESPTFGEDSSFHVEQPVGSMSISPCGRDVVLASKEGLHIIDLDSPYSPPRYLPHHTPWEVADVQWSPFAARDYWVVSTSNQKALVWNLGMKSSPSSIEHVLHAHSRAITDINFSAHHADMLATCAVDSFVHCWDLRTPSRPAISFSDWLAGATQVKWNRQDPNVIASSHDKFLRIWDKRMGAYPIKSIEAHNTKIYGLDWNRVRPGALVTCSLDKTIKFWDYTVDTEVPEKVIKTPFPVWRARNTPFGWGVLAMPQRGNSDLHLYSRRAGEGSTSNDELPLVHSFLGHKGQVKEFLWRARGEIEGGIDNREFQLVSWGTDRELRLHRVDPDIMQRVGFEKGKTYVSNMQLTRKGALYRSYRDTPIDEEEEDMDSLSPTTRQSSTPQTSRNPGMNTISVPYARAWTQSGANADSRIGMQGRTNVRTDTNPISWMRGVKISGWDIETLGDEITHVGEKFTKVAFESVDVRQRKATISLHGPWGADDDSIFMKVDIKFPVDYPRDAMPTFSVQKTAAVTDQLADKLIAELRTIAETFLAHKRGCLEGVVRYLLGESTLEESIAWILGETAETVKSPINGQLGGEESSDEDEVGLSQSQDLGMSSELLRPVNANVMVPVAKGCGALWANDGRLVCFFPSRKDKSNWLENLGFKEMTRLSRADKVFEGFGRLQTNSPGPRTSVTMASTDDGASEYSDDSDAESSSSSGSSGILSGLQHRFPTPQTWRSGGSLGLYRPRSTDNSQRSTVGAMTSKSSEGSQNVISIHDFSDLLPAKRELASKYRICGKVTDVCAHNSAVALDHGYYELSRIWGLVRLILHNCKSSMFSSGFDALDRPYIQRKDSAVDLSNDMGSQDQRHKGFLNTVIQWGDHPFGGQWLIPALFEHFEQIGDVQMIAMLSCVLHEANIDEASKEHAHVSRAVSRRMEEHAFSFDLYSPNSVTQSKPQTAVPLASTPKDSHATPITHSSGRSSSEIWRPDSTPPYSTGTTPPLATRAGPLAADRKTWTQNIAIAASPDQQSQPRSGSGIGSVLASSLSRSLTFGPSSASPPATALSRKVFNPNGSPNTVGGPGVWVTSAFTAKPVSAIPDYLTTSTALTSQTHSDTESERPTPAKPSTKVRAVLKNQAAFEGNGQSQSTFLDPKKEWLYRSYRAAYAHLLSIWGLPVQRSEVLKIGGTPNPTKEPTHRRHRSHHDSFSLPSSKRRSSTAAPTDTDNQGLEIQRHCISCGQALQHSIFATKALTEAIPKSHIKGITPPPLTCPHCKPKQPLPLRLPCVICSEVVEGMLIPCLGCGHVSCFDCHRGWFSMAPDTDQEEYHFCPSGCGCKCADYIDPDIPTNPWKLNPTSPSTHGSDTSLHRHRAKPSDGSGSSKHGSEIVASVGQHEEDLDNWQAASPFASLARGLGGGLSRGLRVKDERRKSKPTSAPFVPKRSSMNQVESR